One genomic window of Anaerofustis stercorihominis DSM 17244 includes the following:
- a CDS encoding DUF2589 domain-containing protein, translating to MSINDKFTGLDFEKLIGAPLKASVDANEQLAKSTADFIQNVNFDKNEQRTVSFKYKIKDDENNKINIDVPLLALVPIPSLNMDEINILFDMEVKDTTKDNLNNKIPENNENAKSSMIDISINGSKSSHIKNTKRNTNESKYEVNLKTVNEMAPESLKILLEDINERVSIKNNKENNAEKDKVIQDNISSDYLNQVDELIKKSIEKIELCAKAKIEYYDKIYNNLIEKSNTEEEKIKYKNALDIFKKDINILVNDFKNINSLKYEMVIDNIDKDLIKEPLSLEDDPLFQIINDVILLKVIKHKSENK from the coding sequence ATGTCAATAAATGATAAGTTTACGGGATTAGATTTTGAAAAATTAATAGGTGCTCCGCTTAAAGCTTCAGTTGACGCTAACGAACAATTGGCAAAATCAACTGCCGATTTTATTCAAAATGTAAATTTTGATAAAAATGAACAAAGAACAGTATCTTTTAAATATAAAATCAAGGATGATGAAAACAATAAAATAAATATAGATGTACCTTTGTTGGCTCTCGTACCTATACCAAGTCTCAATATGGACGAAATAAATATATTATTTGATATGGAGGTCAAAGATACTACGAAAGATAATTTAAATAATAAAATACCTGAAAATAATGAAAATGCAAAATCTAGTATGATTGATATTAGTATTAACGGCTCTAAATCTTCTCACATCAAAAATACAAAAAGAAATACGAACGAAAGTAAATATGAAGTAAATTTAAAAACAGTAAATGAAATGGCACCAGAGAGTCTTAAAATATTACTTGAAGATATTAATGAAAGGGTATCTATTAAAAATAATAAAGAGAACAACGCAGAAAAGGATAAAGTAATACAAGATAATATTTCTTCAGACTACTTAAATCAAGTAGATGAATTAATAAAAAAATCAATAGAAAAGATAGAGCTATGTGCAAAAGCAAAAATAGAATATTATGATAAAATCTATAATAACCTTATCGAAAAAAGCAACACCGAAGAAGAGAAAATCAAATATAAAAATGCATTGGATATATTTAAAAAAGATATTAATATCCTAGTAAATGATTTTAAAAATATAAATTCTCTGAAATATGAAATGGTAATTGATAATATAGATAAAGATTTAATAAAAGAACCTTTATCATTAGAAGATGATCCTTTATTTCAGATAATTAATGATGTTATATTGTTAAAAGTCATAAAACATAAATCTGAAAATAAATAA